The genomic stretch GTTACAGAACTGGCCGCATTTACGGAAGGGCTGAGCGCCGCACAGCAAGCGGAGGTTAGACAAGCCGCTAGCCAGTTGCGCCGGGAGAATGAGGAGCGGAAGCGCCGGGAGGCTGAGCAGGCCCGACAGCAGCGTGAGGAGGTGGAGCGGGAGCGCAAGCGGGAAGCCCAACGGGAGCGGGAACGCCTGGAGCATCGGGAGCGCGCCCTGGTGGAGCGCCTGAAGGTGGCCACGCCGCTGGCTTTTGCGGGTGCGGATGTAGCCACGCGCCGGAAGTGTTGGCAACTGATGCTAGGCCGTGATGACCTGTTTGAGGCGCTTCAGAGGATGGATACCAGCGGTTTTTTTGATAATGCTGGGTACCTTAGCGACGCGGGCCGCCGCGCCGTGTTGAGCGCTACCGATTCTGCTGCTAATAAGCTTCCGCGCCACAGCGATCCCAAAGCGCCAGCCGTACACCGCCCGCTTTACAACGTGCCACTAGGGCCGGGTATGTAATGCGCTGCCTGCTGTTTGGCCCCGGCTGGCGCTGGTAGGGAGGGGCTATTCCAATCCCTTCAGCGATCACCTGAGCGGACACCGTACCCCTAGTGATATTTTCACACCCGCGAAATTGAAAAATTGAGGCGCTAAGAATTGTTGGTAAATGGCACACTTTGAGCGCTGCTCCTCGATCAAAAGCCCCGGACTAAGCGGCAGGCACCAGAACAGCCAGCCATGGCGCGTGTGCCTGAGTCAGCGTTGAGCTTTGGCGATTTATTGGAGCGAATGGAGAAGCGCCAGCAGCATTAAACGCCGCCGATCCGCTGAGGCTTTGTAGGTACTCCCGCTGGGGGTAGTGCGTGCGGGTGACAAGTAGCGCTGAAACCAATGTGAGCGAGCCGCGCCGGGTGCGGTTGATTGTTGTTGTTTAGCCAAAGCCTCCCGCATTCGATGCTGTGGAGGTGGTGGCCATAGCTAGCCGTAAAAGGGGAGTATTCTCCCCTTTTGCGCTGACACCGTAAGCAACGTATTGATTTAGCGTAATTCCTTCAGAGAATCGGAATTATAGCCACATGCCACCTTAGCGGCTGTGGCTGTGCTCTTGAATGTACGCCTTTAGCGCCTGATCTATGCGCCGTTGCCAGCCTTCCCCTTGCGCTTTGAAGTGCTCGATCACTTCCGGAGATAAGCGGATGGAGGTCTTTACCTTGGTGGGTGCCTGCTGGCGGCCACGCTGACCAATGGCGCGTTGTAGGTTAGCGGGCAACACCTCAGACATAGGGCGCATCTGCTTAACGTCCTGGTCTGTGAGTTCTCTTACTTCGCCGTCTTTATTCGTGAGTCGCGTTTTCATAGCGCCTTACCTCCCGTGTGTTGGCTTTCCTCAGGCTGATAACCCGTATGCCGCCCTCAATGGGCGTAAAGCACACCACGTGTACCCGTTGCCCGATCTTGCCCAACCCGATGAAGCGCTGTTCTGGATAGTCGTAGCGGTCATCTTCATGGAATAGCGCGCCGTCCCAATCAAAGCGTTCAACCGCCGTGAAAGGTAAGCCGCGCTCCTCCTCATTGTGAGCGCTTTTGTTCGGGTCAAAGTCGATTATCATGTATTTAATTGTATGGACAAAAAGAGAGGAAGGAAAGTTCTATTTAGCTGGCGCTAGAATTTTCAATTAGCCACCGTCTGCCGGGTTAAAGGCATACCGTTATTAGTTTGGGCTACCTGGCCACCGCTTGAAAGCGGGCAAGCTGGGGAAGGCAAAGCACCCACCCGCCTTAGTGTGTTACGGGGGCTGAGCGTGTGCCATGAGCTGAGGGCCGACGCCATAGCCGCTAAAAGTGAGCCACAGTCACAATAAGCTAACCGCCATACAAGGCAGAACCTCCCGCAAGGGAAGCCCACCAGCGCCAGCGGTAAGCCCTTTCTGTTGAGCCGATCCTTTGCGCCAGTCTCACCAGTGAGACAAATAGCCGCCACCTGTTTAGCTTGGTGTGGCCAATGAGCGGAAAAGTCCGCCGATTGAATAAGCTGCTACCTTTGCGGGGCGCAAAATTGCGCCCCGTTAAATAGCCGGGCCGCGTGGTAGGGGCGGAGTAGTTTTAAGCGACTCTGTTGAAATGGGCATTCCACCGATTGTGGGTTAGCCCCGCTTGCGCGTGAAGTGTGGTTAAACTTTAACCTCGCCACTGGCGATGTTCGATAGCCGCCACGTGTTTAGGCTGCCGTGGTCAATGAGCCGAAAAGTCGTCCGATTGAATAGCCGCCGTCTGCTTAGCCTGTCTTGGCCACTGAGCGCAAAATTGCGCCCGTTAAATCGCCTTGCCGCGTGCGGCTTGATGGGTAGGGTATTACGAAGCTTTCGTAAAACCTGCCGTGCTTCCCCCTGCTTAATGGCAACCGATGCCGGAAAATCCGACATCGGTTGGCTGCCCGGCTTGCGCCTGGGGTATGGGTTTAGATATTGATGCGTCCAGATTTGGACACACCAGCGCCCCTTGTGCGCGTTTCCGCATAGTTTGCGCCTTAGCCTGGTACTGAGCCGAAAACCCGGCCTAGTAAACCTGAGTAGGCAGAGCCAACAACTTAGAGACACTGTCTCTAAAGCAGAGACACCTTGGCGAGTAAGTGTCACCAAAATGGTGACGGATGCTCACTCAAGCTGAAGCGTTAGCGCCACCAGGGTAAGCGGGTTAGGGCATCTTGCCCTGACTGAGGGCAAGGCGGGGGATGACGCAGATTTGCGTCATGTGGTGGAAGTTGTTTGCTTCGCGTGCGCGTGGGGGAGTTTTACGAAACTTTCGTAATACCTGCTCAGCGCCCCGCGTGCGCATGGGGGGAGATTGCCCGAGAACGCCAATTTGGCGTTTTGGCAGTGCCCCGCTTCAGGACACCCCCTAAAAAGTTTCACCAGTGAGACAAATAGCCACCACCTGTTCAGGCTGCTGTGGTCAATGCGCGGAAAAGTCCGCCGATTGAATAGCCGTGCCGCGTGGTAGGAACAGAGTGTCTTTAAGAGATGCTGTTGAAACGGGTATTCCGCTGATGGTGGGAATTGGCCCCGCGTGCGTTTGTGACCCTCTCAAAGAGGTTCGCAAAATCCCACTCTGCGTGTGTGGAGAAGCTTTCGCCCCAGAATTGGGTTGAGTCAATTTCCGTGGCCATGCGTGCGACTTGATGGATACTACGAAACTTTCGTAGTACCTACCGTAATGACAATCGTTGCCGGAAAATCTGGTAACGGCTTGACTACCCTTCCGCGCATGATAGAGCGTCACTATGGCGTAGTCAGATTTTCGGACAACGATCCAGTGCCCCGCGTGCGCGTTTCCGCATAGTTTTCGCCTTGGCCTGGTGCTGAGACGAAAACTCGGCTGAGCTAAGCCCACTCGTATAAACCTGAGGCAGAGTTAACGACCTAGAGACACTGTCTCTAAAGCAGAGACACCTTGGCGAGTAAGTGTCACCAAAATGGTCACAGTGTTACCAAAATGGTGACGGTTGCTCACTCAAGCCAGAACGGCCTCACTCAAGCCGAAGCGTTAGCTCCAGCAGGGTAAACGGGTTAGGGCATCTTGCACTGACTGAGGGCAAGGCGGTTGGTTAGTGGCCTTTTCCGCCGTTGGCGTGAAAGGCACAAGGCCGCGCCCCGCGTGCGGATGAGGTGGAGGGAGAGAGTAGTTTAAAGCTACTCACAAATTTCCCAGCGCCCCACGTGCGCGTGGGTGAGCCTTTAGATGTTGATGCGCCCAACTTTGGATACACCAGCGCCCCGCATTCGCGGGCGTTTAGGTGAATAGTCTTGAGAGTGACTTTAAGACACCCTCAAACGCTGGCGCTGCGTGACTAGCCAGCAACCAGGACTTCAGGACTTGAAGGACTTTGATTCGTGTAATTTCTTTTAGCCGAGCTATATTTACCAGTCTGTAGCTTTTAAGCTACAATGACGCCATGACCGAAATTACCCACTACCTTACCGCTGATGGCTATGACCCTTTTCAAGCCTGGCTGGATGCTACAAAGGCTAAAGACCGTCAAGCCGCTATGCGGGTACTAACACGCCTTAACAGATTGGCAGCGGGTAATGCAGGCGACACCAAGACAGTAGGTGATGGGGTATGGGAGCTACGCATTACCTATGGCCCTGGCTACCGCGTTTACTACGCCAAGGTAGGGACGCGCTTGGTAATGTTGTTAATAGGTGGTACCAAGCAGCGCCAACAGTCTGACATCGAACAGGCAAAAGCGTTTTTGGCCGACCACAAGAGGAGAACACGTCATGAAAAGTCATGATGAAGCAGTTATTGAGATGCTGCGCAACGATCCTGGTATGGCGCTGGATTACCTGCGCACGGCATTTGATGAACTTGACGAGAAAGGTGGAGAATCAGCCTTTCTTATGGCGTTGCGCCATGTAGTAGAGGCGCAAGGTGGTATGGCGCTGGTGGCAGAGCGCGCTAAAGTGTCACGCGAAAGCCTTTACCGGGCTTTATCCCCCAAAGGGAATCCGACACTTCGCACCATGACAGCAGTTATTAAAGCCACAGGCGTTAACTTCCACGATCTTACCCATCAAGCGCCAGCAAGCTAAAACCACCTAAAAGACGTGCATAGCGTCGCATCGAAGCGCATACAAGCACCTATATTTATGTTGGGTGGGATGTTGGGTAAAAATAAAAATATATGTTAAGCGACTGAATTTAAAGCACCGTTGGCGGACTGTCCCTCCGCCAAGTATTACGAATAAGCCGCTGATTTCAGCGGCTTTTTTGTGTCTGTAATTTAGTCAGCCCATACCCCAGCCCATACTTTGGTTTTGGCTTTCACGGAATAGAAACAAACCCCTCTGGACGCTCTCTCTTCGTAAGTCGTTTTTTGATACTCGCCTCCATGGCTCAATTCCCTCAAAAGCTTCACTGATGCACGTTCGTGAGGGCGAGGTGACAGCTTCTCTTCTTTCAGATACTGTCCTCTGAAGAGTTTTGAATGGTAGCCACCGGTTGGTAACGACTCAAAGCGGACGTTGGTGGAGGGCGGCTAACGGCCAGTACCAGATAGTCATCTCAAGAGATTGGTTTCGCCCGATAGATCATGTCATAAATCTACCAGTCATCAGGGATCAGCACTGGGTTGGCAGAAATGGCCAAGATAGGCATCCCTGCCTCGTCGTCATGAGTATCAGGGAGCGTCGCCGTGTACCTATCTATTTTGAAACTTGAAAATTTCCGCCAGTTTGGCCAGGCCAACCATGGCCTGGAGGTCACCTTCAACCCAGGTGTCACCGCGCTGGTTGGAGAAAATGATGCAGGTAAAACGGCAGTCATCGATGCGATCCGGTATGTACTGCAAACCCGTGATGCCGAATACCTGAAGCTGCAACTAGAAGATTTCCATATCGATGACAGCGGAGCTCAGACCAGCACCATTACGCTGAGGTGCACATTAGATGGTTTGAGTAAGGCCGAACTGGGTGCGTTCGCTGAGTATGTTACTTACAAGAACAGCGTAGGTCGGCTGCACATCCATTGGTCAGCCACGCGCGTCCAAGGCTCAACGCTCATCCGCAGATGGGTGGATATTTCAGTGCGTTCCGGAGAGAACGGGGAAGGGCCGTCCCTGGATGCAGGGGCTCGTCTTCTGCTCGCCACTGCGTACTTGAAACCATTACGTGATGCGGAGCGCGAGATGTCGCCAGGCCGCAATTCTCGGCTCTCTCAGGTCTTGAGCAGCTTCCCAAACATCGATGTCGGAAACGCTTTCGATACCGCCACCCCGCCTGCTAGCCCCGTTGATGCAGAAGCGTTGAGCATTGCTGGTATGGGTGACTACATGCGGTATCTGGTGAACAAGCACAGCGCTATCGTCAGCGCTGAACATGCTATCAACCAAAACTACCTGGCCCCGCTTTCTCTTGCGGGACGGCCCCTGACAAGCCGTATCAGTTTCGGCGAGGGGGGTACCGAGGATGCGAGGCTGAAACAGATCCTTGAGCGCCTAGAGCTCGGACTGCTTAATCACGCTTCGAGGGAGTCTCGTGGCGTGTATGGCCTGGGCTCGAACAATGTACTATTTATGGCCTGCGAGCTCCTCCTGCTTGGAAAAGAGCCGGACGGCCTGCCGCTGCTATTGATTGAAGAGCCTGAGGCTCACCTGCACCCGCAGCGGCAACTGCAGCTTATGGAGTTTCTTGAGAAGGCCGCGAAACCCGAGGATGGTTTGAGACCGGTACAGGTGGTTCTGACCACACACAGCCCGAATTTAAGCTCAAAGATTCCGATCCAGAATCTTGTGCTCATGCATCGAGGGCACGCGTTCTCCCTGGCTGAAGACCAGACCTGCTTGGGCGCCGATGACTATCGGTTCCTGAGTCGATTCCTAGATGTCACGAAAGCAGGATTGTTCTTCGCCAAAGGGCTGTTGGTGGTGGAAGGCGATGCTGAAGCGATCCTTCTGCCAGCCCTTGCACGTAGGCTTGAAAAAGACCTGACCAAGCATGGTGTGTCGGTGATCAATGTGGGCGGCGTAGGGTTGCGGCGCTACTCCAAGATCATGCAGCGTCGAGATACGAGCAAGGGTGAAATCTCCATTCCTACGGCGTGTATTACCGACATGGATGTCATGCCTGACTGCGCGCCTGAGATTCTCGAATTGGTAACGGGGCCGACTGATCCCAAGTGGAGAAGTACTACCCGCCGCTGGAAGGCTGTGCGCGATTTCGGCGCGAATACTGCAGAGCAAGAAGCCGGTATGGCTGAGCACCGCCAGAAACGGATGGCAAGCGACGGGCAATGCGTTCGAACCTTTGTTGCCGACCACTGGACGCTCGAATATGACCTGGCCTATTCCGGTCTTGCACGGGAAGTGCACGCAGCGGCTTACCTCGCGGTCAACGAGGAAAAGGTTGATCAGGGAAAAGTGACTAGAGCAGCTCTTTTAGTTGAAGCTGAAACCGAATTCAAGGCCATCGAGACTACCCACTCCACCAAGGAGGCTAGGTGTTCCGCTGTCTACAAGCTGGTCAAGAAAGCCTCCAAAACCATCACTGCCCAGCACCTGATCGACCTGATAGAAGAGCTTTTCGAGTCTAAGAAGCTAGATGCGGCAACTCTGCGCGGCTCGCTACCTAAGCCTCTGATTCACGCGATCGAATACGCCACTAGTGGCTCAGCTATACCGCCGACGGGGTCTACGCTCACACCGGCTGCCATGGGCACGGTAGCCGGGACCTCCGCGGCAGTTGAGGAGAGCGAGGAATGAACTTGGCCCAGCTCATCGATCCGATAACCGATGGCGATGTGGAGTGGGTCACCAAGCTCATGAAGCTGGAGGCGTTGGACGAGCCTCGACGCAGCTTCCTGAAATCAATGAGCACACTGGACGTCTCTGCTTGCCCTGGTAGCGGCAAGACCACATTGGTGGTGGCCAAGCTGGCTATCCTCGCTCGTCATTGGAAGAGTCGAACTCAGGGTATCTGCGTCCTTTCACATACCAACGCAGCTCGGGAGGAAATTGAGCATCGCTTGGGAGGCTCGGAGATTGGGCAGCGTCTACTTCGCTACCCACATTACATCGATACCATCCATGGCTTCACTGGGCGATTCCTTGCTTCACCGTGGCTGCGCTCGCAGGGTATTCCACTCACTGCCATCGACGATGAACTTACGCATGCCGCCCGCCGGAAAGCACTGAAACCCCGAGAATACGCGGGCATGAAGAAAACGTTCGAATCAGCGTTTATCAAAGTGGAAAGTTTGCGCTTAAGAACTGTCGATTTCGACAACCCGCTAACCGGTTTGAGTTTGAAATTCGGGACTCATACGGACACCTACAAAAATGCCTGCAAAGCGATGGCTCATGCAGCCAAGACAGGGCATTTTTGCTTCGATGAAGTGTTCGTCTTGGCTGATGCGCTGCTGGTTAAGGAACCTGAGGTGGCGAGCGCTTTGCGATCGCGCTTTCCCTGCGTTTTGATCGATGAGATGCAAGATACGCGGTACCAGCAGGCCAACATCTTGAGCAAGGTTTTCCCGCGTCAGGATCCAGATGTTTGTGTCATCAGGGCTGGGGATCCCAACCAGGAAATCTTCGATGTGACGGTGGAGATACCAGAGCCGTTCCCTGATCAATCGAGCACCATGGAAATCGCTAGTAGCTTCCGCTTCAATCAGTCGATCGCGTCCATCGCCAACCCCTTTGCCTACCTGCCAATCACTGGCGGCCTGGTAGGATTACGGCAGAGTGGTGCAAACCAGCCTGCTCCTAACACCATCATCGTCTTCCCTGATGACGACGTGAGTAATGTCCTAGATGCCTATGGGCAGCTGTTGATCCAGCACCTACCTGCAGATGTCCGGACATCAGGTGTCTATGCGATTGGAGCGGTACATCGACTGGAGAATGACAAGCCAGAGCACTACCCCAAAGCGCTTGAGCATTACTGGGCTCCGTATCAGTCAGAGGTTAATAAGCCTTCGTTCAAGCCGCGTACGTTTTCAGAGGGTGTGCACATCGCTCGTCGCTATGTTGCTAGGGATGCAACTGCGGCTCTAGGCGTGGAACTGATAGCGTCCTGCCTGTTAACCCTGGTGCGCCTGGCGTTTCCCAGGGACGCGATTGTGGCCAGATCTCGCAGTCATCAATGCGTCGAACAGCATCTTGCCGGTCGTGCTGGAGTGGTCGCCGCTTATCGCGGATGGCTCGAACGGCTGTTGTTCAGCCCCGCTGGTATTACCCAGGCGGAATGGGATGCAGCGGTTGCCTCAGGCTTGATGGATCTTGCTGCGAATTTGGTCTTTTCTGATCAACGGATGGCAGCAGCGGATGCTAAAGCCTATCTCGCTTGGTCAACTGCCCCTCTGGTAGAAGACCCAGGTGGCAACGGTGGTGCGCTGCTCAACACGTACAGGTTTGAGACCGGTTCTGAGAACGTGAACATCCGCTTGTCTTCGATTCACGCCGAGAAGGGTAAAACGCATGCTGCCACCCTGATTCTGGAAACGTACAACCGCACTCACTTCGTCAAAAAGCTCTTGCCGTGGCTTGAAGGCAAAGCCTCAGCTGCGCAGCGCCCGAACGAGACGGCGAAGAAGAGCATGATGCTCATGTACGTGGCGATGACCAGGCCGACTCACATGCTCTGTCTGGCCATGCGCAAAAGCTCGATGGGTGAGGGTAAAGCCGAGATCAAGAGGAGGACAGCACTGCAGCAGGCAGGCTGGTCAATTATCGACATTTGATACGGCCACGTGGTTCGCCGTTTAGATCAGTGAATCTCCTCTAGTTTCCCAAACACCCAACGACCGCTTTTGGCCGGGGTAACGACGGCCCGATGTCGGCCGTCGTTTGGCCGTATCAAACTTCTGTCTGTTCTGCCATTTCCAAAGCATCATCTACTTCAATCCCAAGATATCTGACGGTGCTTTCAAGCTTCGTATGACCCAGGAGCAGTTGTACTGCCCTCAAGTTTTTCGTGCGACGGTGTATCAGCGAAGCTTTCGTACGATGCATCGTGTGCGTGCCATAAATTGACGCATCTAGACCTACTTCGGTGACCCAGGCTTTCACGATACGGGCATATTGGCGCGTGGAGAGAAGCTTTGCGCTATTGATTCGGCTAGGGAACAAGAAGTCTTCGTTTCTGAGTTGAGCAAGCTGTATCCAGTCCATAATAGCGATACGGGTTTCTCGGTTATTTCGAACTGGACAGGTCAATGCGTTTTTTGCTGCATCACGATGGCTCGTGGGGATATGCATGCACCATGGGCTATATCGCGCACTCGTAAATTGACGAGGTCGCAGCCTCGTAATTTGCTATCGATGGCTAAATTGAAGAGGGTGAGGTCTCTCGTCTTTTGGCAATCTGTAGACGAACGCGGATGGCCCAAATATCCCTAAGACGTAGAGGCGCCTTCTGCCCAACCAACTTGCCTTTATTCCAAGGTGTAAAGGAGATTCCAGTCGAAACGTTCATGGCATGATCCTCCATCGGGTGGAGGTATAAGAATGGACCAATTTACGCTCGTCATATGCTAAGGTTAATTTGCAGTCGGGGCTCGACCCAAGACGGTCATACGGTACACACCCTGTTTTTAGAAGTGCTCAGTCTTGAAGGCCTCACGTTGGCTTTTGAGCCCTCAAAATTTTTGATAGGTTGGCTACTGCCGCTAATGGCCTTGTCTTTGTACCAATCGGTAGTAAGTAATGATACTTTGGTGGCAAGCTGGCGGATTATTCAGGACAGGAGCATGAGGACTATGGAACGGCGACCTTACCTTGCGTTAGAGACCAGTCGGCTGAGCAAGATCGTTAATGGCAACACGCAGGATAAAAAGCAGTTAGAATCAGTCCTATTTGAGCTGAACTTTCGAAAAACAAGTGCAGCGAGACAGCTCAAGCGCCGAGTTGAACAACTGTTAGAGCAGTCTGGTCAGCAATTGAACGATTCTCATGAAGCGCCTCAAATACAAGAAGTCGAAAATAAGCAGAACGAATCAATGGATTATGGATCTTCTAAAACAAAGGAACCGAGCCGGACCATGTCTAATGAACAAGACCAGCAAGCTGAGGATAACTTCCTAAACGCGTCAGACCCTTTCGTGCTTGAGTCGCTGGAACTCATGCGCAAAAAGCTATTAGATCTCACGGCTCGAAACAGATTGTTGAATTTCCCTATTCATCAGAAAGCTGCAGCCCTGCGGATTATAGATGAAGTTCCAAACCAACTGTGCGAAGTGCTTCTTTCTGAGCGTGAGCTTACGTTTAGGTCTGTTCCGCCTCCTACCCGGGAAGAGTTAATTGAGCACGGTTACCTTGAAGTAGATGAAGAAAATGGCAAAGACCGCCAGTTAAAAGCTAACCCTGATGCGAAGGAGTGGGCAAAGGTCCTCGGTTTTGATATTAGTTATGAGTTGCCGAGAGATGATGAGGCTCAAGGTGGTGAAAAGCATCAGGATGATGCGATTCAGGTTCTGCTCTACCCACCAGAAATGGAATCTAGATTACGTGCAATACGTAGCAAAGCTCAAACTGCGATAGAGGAAATGGGTTCAAGCATCCTCTATTTGTCGCTTGGTTTCCTGGAATGGGCAGAAAATGACAGCGGCTCAAAAACAAGATTGGCTCCGCTTTTTACAGTTCCGGTACATCTAAGCCGCGGGAAGCTAGACCACAATAGTGGAACCTATCAGTACACCTTGAGTTACACAGGTGAAGATATCCTTCCAAACTTGTCTCTAAAAGAAAAGCTGGCAGTCGATTTCGGTCTTGCGTTACCGGAAGTTGAGGAAGATGTCTCTCCTGAAACCTACCTCGATCATGTTGCTGAAGTAATTAGAATTACAAAACCAAATTGGTCCGTCCGGCGTTACGGCGCTCTTGCTCTGCTGAATTTTGGCAAGATGCTGATGTATTTAGATTTAGATCCAAAGAGATGGCCTCTCGACGAGCGAAATTTGATTAAGCATTTAATTGTGCAGCGCTTTTTCAAAAGTTCGGAAAATGGCTCGGATGAGGGGAAAGGAAATACTGTGGAATATGCCATCGATGAAGTTGAACAAATACATGATTTGTTCCCGCTAATCGATGATGCTGATAGCTCCCAACATAGTGCACTTATTGATGCAGTAAATGGTCAGAACCTCGTTATTGAAGGGCCTCCAGGGACTGGTAAATCACAAACGATAACTAACCTGATTGCTGCCGCTATGTTAAACGGCAAGAAAGTTCTATTCGTAGCGGAGAAAATGGCCGCTCTTGACGTAGTTAAAACTAGGCTAGATAAGGCCGGATTAGGTGATTTCTGCCTTGAACTACACAGCCATAAATCACAAAAGCGCAAGGTGCTTGAAGATATCAGTGCACGTGTAGTGAAACAGAAGCATTTGCACTCAACACAAAACATTGACGCAGAAACCATGCGTTATGAGGAGCTTAAAGAGCGGCTCAATCAGTATGCACAAGAAATAAACGAAACATGGGCTAATACAGATAGAACAATCCACGAGATTTTTAGTAGTGCGGCTCGTTATCGTCAATTGTTAGAGATAAATCCAACCGATATTCATATCGCTGGAATGACGGGGAAGTCTCTCACCGAATTGAAACGGCTTCAGCTTGTCGATCAAGTTAAAGAGTTCCAGCAGATTTATCGAGGAATGATAGAACAGGTCGGGCAAAGTGCCCAACTTCATGATCATCCTTGGTCTGGGGTAGAGAGTACGGCAATTCAGCTTTTTGACTCAGAACAGGTTGTATCTGTTCTTCGGGAGTGGCAACAGTCACTTGATCAATTGCATGAGCGCAACCTGGGAGCTGCACATACTCTCAAGATTGATGTGTCAGAGCTGTTAACGTTGGAGAAATGCGAGTCATTGGCTTTGGATCTCTACGATCTACCAGCACTTTCTCGTAAAGAGCTGTTTAAGGCGCTTGATGGGCTTGATCTCAAGACCCAGTCTGAGGTCGAGGAATTGCTCAGTCTCCATCAAAGAATTCAGGAGACATTTGGGAAGCTAGCAAAGCACATCCTTTCAGAAAAGCTTTCAGCACTATCGCGTGGCGAGCCCTTACCTCCATTCCCCGACTTGCATCTTCTATCTGGTGCATGTCGAGAAGAACACTTCTCAAATATTGTGCGTGCAACCATTAAGCTTGAGAAAGTTGAGGGTGAACTGAAGGCTCTTGATCGGCAGCTGCAAGAATTGAAGGTCGCTTTGCCTTCACCATTAAATGCGAATTTAGAGCCAACTTTTGAGGGCCTCGAAGCTGCAATAAAAATGATTGAAGCGATTGGAGCGCTTGATAGCCGGATGATTAGCCTTCGTTCGGAGCATTTTGATGAAGATGACCTCGATGCCACACTGGAAGCTCTAGACATAAAGCTTCTTCACCTCAAGCCGTTGCGGGAAAGGGTGAGGCAGATTTTTGATATTGACAAATTACCTGATTCAAAAGAATTACAAGCTTTACAAGTACAGCTATTGCGAGAGGGAATGGGTAAATGGTTCTCTGGGGATTGGTGGCGAGCTCGCAAGCAGCTTAAGGGTTTGGCAAAACAACCTGACATTAAATTAAAACAGATCAAGCCTGTTCTATCTGAGGCAATAGAATATGTCTCGGAAATGGAAACATTCGATTCACGGTTGTACAAGCGTCAAATAGGGCCTGCATTTGAAGGGCTAGAAACGGATATAGAGGGGCTGAAACTTCTTCGTGAATGGTATCAGCAAATTCGCAATACTTATGGCATCGGTTTTGGTCAAACGGTAGCTATCGGAGACGGCATTTTTTCACTAGATGCTCAGCTGTTCAAAGGTATTCAGCAGCTTCAACAGAAAGGGTTCGTAAAAGAACTGAGGGAGATACTCGCTTCACTAGATGATATTCAGGCGGTACTGCCCGGCATCTGGCATGAGCTTCATCAGAATCAAAATCTTACAGGCGAACAAGGCTCTTTGCTTTCGGCACACCGTCGCTTTAAAGCGGCCGTGCATGTGATTCAGCAATGGTTTAAAAACAACGAACTTACTCTTGAAGAAATTGAGTCTTGTATAAAACAGTTGAGAACTTTACAAAAGCAGCATTTAACGTTTGAAGAGAACGATCTGCTATATAAGCTCTTCGCTCCTGAGGCTGAGTTGTCAGTTGGGCCAACTGCAGAAAACAAATGTTCACTAGAGTCTATTCGCGAAACACTGGATTTCGCGAGTTACGTCCATCGCAAGCTGCGGTTCGAACCGCTCAGAAAAGTAATCCTAGCGATCAAAACGCATGGTGAGTATGAGCGGCTAAAGGATGAAGCAGATGCTTATATTTCGGATTGGAGCGATCAGGAAGAGGCATACGAGCAGTT from Halomonas meridiana encodes the following:
- a CDS encoding BrnA antitoxin family protein; translated protein: MKTRLTNKDGEVRELTDQDVKQMRPMSEVLPANLQRAIGQRGRQQAPTKVKTSIRLSPEVIEHFKAQGEGWQRRIDQALKAYIQEHSHSR
- a CDS encoding BrnT family toxin; protein product: MIIDFDPNKSAHNEEERGLPFTAVERFDWDGALFHEDDRYDYPEQRFIGLGKIGQRVHVVCFTPIEGGIRVISLRKANTREVRRYENATHE
- a CDS encoding type II toxin-antitoxin system RelE/ParE family toxin — translated: MTEITHYLTADGYDPFQAWLDATKAKDRQAAMRVLTRLNRLAAGNAGDTKTVGDGVWELRITYGPGYRVYYAKVGTRLVMLLIGGTKQRQQSDIEQAKAFLADHKRRTRHEKS
- a CDS encoding addiction module antidote protein, with amino-acid sequence MKSHDEAVIEMLRNDPGMALDYLRTAFDELDEKGGESAFLMALRHVVEAQGGMALVAERAKVSRESLYRALSPKGNPTLRTMTAVIKATGVNFHDLTHQAPAS
- a CDS encoding ATP-dependent endonuclease, whose translation is MYLSILKLENFRQFGQANHGLEVTFNPGVTALVGENDAGKTAVIDAIRYVLQTRDAEYLKLQLEDFHIDDSGAQTSTITLRCTLDGLSKAELGAFAEYVTYKNSVGRLHIHWSATRVQGSTLIRRWVDISVRSGENGEGPSLDAGARLLLATAYLKPLRDAEREMSPGRNSRLSQVLSSFPNIDVGNAFDTATPPASPVDAEALSIAGMGDYMRYLVNKHSAIVSAEHAINQNYLAPLSLAGRPLTSRISFGEGGTEDARLKQILERLELGLLNHASRESRGVYGLGSNNVLFMACELLLLGKEPDGLPLLLIEEPEAHLHPQRQLQLMEFLEKAAKPEDGLRPVQVVLTTHSPNLSSKIPIQNLVLMHRGHAFSLAEDQTCLGADDYRFLSRFLDVTKAGLFFAKGLLVVEGDAEAILLPALARRLEKDLTKHGVSVINVGGVGLRRYSKIMQRRDTSKGEISIPTACITDMDVMPDCAPEILELVTGPTDPKWRSTTRRWKAVRDFGANTAEQEAGMAEHRQKRMASDGQCVRTFVADHWTLEYDLAYSGLAREVHAAAYLAVNEEKVDQGKVTRAALLVEAETEFKAIETTHSTKEARCSAVYKLVKKASKTITAQHLIDLIEELFESKKLDAATLRGSLPKPLIHAIEYATSGSAIPPTGSTLTPAAMGTVAGTSAAVEESEE
- a CDS encoding UvrD-helicase domain-containing protein, whose product is MNLAQLIDPITDGDVEWVTKLMKLEALDEPRRSFLKSMSTLDVSACPGSGKTTLVVAKLAILARHWKSRTQGICVLSHTNAAREEIEHRLGGSEIGQRLLRYPHYIDTIHGFTGRFLASPWLRSQGIPLTAIDDELTHAARRKALKPREYAGMKKTFESAFIKVESLRLRTVDFDNPLTGLSLKFGTHTDTYKNACKAMAHAAKTGHFCFDEVFVLADALLVKEPEVASALRSRFPCVLIDEMQDTRYQQANILSKVFPRQDPDVCVIRAGDPNQEIFDVTVEIPEPFPDQSSTMEIASSFRFNQSIASIANPFAYLPITGGLVGLRQSGANQPAPNTIIVFPDDDVSNVLDAYGQLLIQHLPADVRTSGVYAIGAVHRLENDKPEHYPKALEHYWAPYQSEVNKPSFKPRTFSEGVHIARRYVARDATAALGVELIASCLLTLVRLAFPRDAIVARSRSHQCVEQHLAGRAGVVAAYRGWLERLLFSPAGITQAEWDAAVASGLMDLAANLVFSDQRMAAADAKAYLAWSTAPLVEDPGGNGGALLNTYRFETGSENVNIRLSSIHAEKGKTHAATLILETYNRTHFVKKLLPWLEGKASAAQRPNETAKKSMMLMYVAMTRPTHMLCLAMRKSSMGEGKAEIKRRTALQQAGWSIIDI